In bacterium (Candidatus Blackallbacteria) CG13_big_fil_rev_8_21_14_2_50_49_14, the following are encoded in one genomic region:
- the flgB gene encoding flagellar basal body rod protein FlgB produces MFNQIHQVSDILHQALNGLTVRQRVISNNLANADTPGFKASEVAFESQLQRKINDLQPTASGGSLEGHLTHEKHLPLEGLPADPPLAVFQPQTSMRNDRNSVDLELEMTRMAQASISYSAVSQMLSGRFSGLKYVIQEGGK; encoded by the coding sequence ATGTTTAACCAGATTCACCAAGTTTCAGATATTCTGCACCAGGCCCTGAACGGTCTGACCGTTCGTCAGCGCGTGATTTCGAATAATCTTGCCAATGCCGATACCCCTGGTTTTAAAGCTTCTGAAGTCGCTTTTGAATCTCAATTGCAGCGTAAGATCAACGACCTTCAACCCACGGCAAGTGGGGGTTCTCTGGAAGGGCATTTGACCCATGAAAAACATTTGCCCCTGGAAGGGCTTCCTGCCGACCCCCCCCTGGCTGTTTTTCAGCCCCAGACGAGTATGCGCAATGACCGCAACAGCGTGGATTTGGAGCTTGAAATGACCCGCATGGCCCAGGCTTCGATCAGTTATTCGGCGGTTTCGCAAATGCTTTCAGGTCGTTTTTCGGGTTTGAAATACGTGATTCAAGAGGGAGGAAAATAA